ATGAATATTTACCTGACACGCCACTTTCCGCTTTAAATCAGAGCACCGGCTATCAAAAGCACCTTATTAATGGCGTAGCTGGCATATCCTCTGTTATTCAATAAGCGATTTCGCTGACGGTAAAGCCCTCTGCTGTAGAACCACTACTAAAGTCCGCTTCCCGATCAAAGCAAACGTAACCGCTGGCATCATGCTTCAGGCAAAAAAGCCCGTGGTGTGAACACGGATATTCAGCCACATTTTCCCTTTCCAGACCTGACAACATCCGCACCGAGGCATCTTCTTAACATTCTGATACGTCTGTTCTGAGGGAAAAATCATAGTAAATTTAATAAACCGCCGGACGCTGCCGATAACCTCAGGTATCGAAACTTCGTACGCAGGAAACAGCATCCATGTCACCATCCGACACCCATAGTAAGCAGCAGGAAATTACCGAGATTACGGCACGTGCTGGCTACATCCTGCGGCAGCTTCGCGACAGTCTGCAACAGCTGGGCCTTGATAAAACCATTGCCGATGTGGCGGGAAGTATCCCGAACGCCCGTGAAAGGCTGGGTTATGTGGTCACAATGACCCGCGAAGCCGCAGAGGGCGTCATCAACAGCGTAGAGATCACGCAGCCTCTGCAAACCGAACTGGGCGAAAAAGCGCAGAAACTCACACAACGCTGGGATGCCGCTTCCGGGAATCCGGCGGACAAAGAGCTGGCTCAGGCATTAGCTGTGGATACCGCGGCCTTGCTGGATGAAGTCCCTCGTATCACGGGTCTGACACAACAGCAGTTGCACGCAATTATGATGTCACAGGGATTCCAGGATCTCACCGGACAGATAGTCCAGGCGATGATGGCCGTGCTGAATCAGGCTGAGCAACAGCTGATACAGGTTATCCGTGATAACACCGGCTCACATGGCACGGCCAGTGCGCCGTCTAAACCCGCTTCCTCATCAGAAACCCCTGCCAGTCAGGATGATGTAGACGACCTGCTGGCCAGTCTGGGAATGTAAACCGAACGAACGAGACCCGGATAGCACTGACAATAAATATCAGGGTAATCCGGCGTTCTTGCTGAAAGCAGATGCGTGATTAAACGTCCGCTCGTAGCGGCCGCCTGTTTTGGTAACCCGTTAAGATGCCGACACCTGTCGGCTACATGGGCAGACCTGACTGCGACCACCCCACTCCATGGCCTTTGCGGAATAGCACTGCACCTGAATACCTGTTTGCATCGCTCCACGCACGTCATCTGCATTCGTTCAACCCTCCTGCGTCATCCTCTTCCCACCTTCAGCTCAGCCTGCGTTGAGATGTTGTACCGACCAGATGGACTGCCAGAATATTTACCTAACAAATGTTAGGTAGACATTGACGTGGGTTGATCTTGCAGCTAAGATTTATCTACCTAACGATTGTTAGGCAACTCAGCCACCAACCCACAGGATAGACCATGACCGCTAAACTTCAGCTTTTCACCTCGCCTTCTGCCTTTCCGAACCCACAGCGTCTGCGTCTGTTCATGCATGAAAAGGGCATCGCTGACCAGTTTGCCGAGACCATCTATGACATGTCTCCTGGAGGAGAACAGCGTGGCTGGCGTCATTTGAATATGAACCCGTGGGGCGAAACGCCTACCCTTCAACTGGCTGACGGAAGTTATATTTCCGAAACGGCTGCTATCGTTCGGTATCTTGATCAGGAATATCCGGGGCGCAGGATTATGGGAGAGACCGCGCTGGAACAGGGTCTGGATAATATGTGGGATAACCGGGTGTGGGTGCATATCCTGTACCGCATCGTTACCGCATTCCACGTGTTGCACACCGGGCTCGGCTTCAAGCTGGAACTGACTAAAAATGAGGCCTGGGGCGAACACTGCCGTAAGGAAGCGTTGTCTCATGCCGCTCTGGTCAATAGTCATCTGTCAGACGGTCGCGAATGGCTGCTCGGCGGCGATGCTCCGACCTTCTCAGACATTACGCTGGCAACCGCGATCGCTTTCTCGAAATTCCCGGTCAATGCCACCCCACTGGACGAGCGTTTTGAGTTCTTAGATGCGTACTGGCAGCGCTGGACTAAACGTCCCGCTTTCCAGGCAGCCTACGCCGATGGCAATAGCGGCATTCCTGAGCTGGATTCGCCAGCCCGGTAATCCGCTCTTACTGGAAATGCTGGTACACCGGGATCGTTATCTGCTGACTTTCCCGGTGAGCACGGTTTTCCGGAAAGCGTCGGCTGTCGATGTCGCTTGCTGAATCCTGATGGAGCGACATCTGCCTGAGCATCCTTGACGCATTGAACTCACTGCGCTTACTGACAATCTGCCTGTCACCCGGTAAGCGTTTGCTGTAAATTAGCGTTCCCGGTTTAAGAGATTATCCCAATACCAAAGGCATCAAGATGAGCGTCAACGCCAGGGAAGCCATTTTGTTGGCGGCCAAAAAAATTGCCCAATCCCAGGGTTACAATGGTCTGAATTTCCGCGACCTCGCCCAGGAAGTGGGTATTAAAGCGGCGAGTATTTATTACCATTTTCCAGGCAAGGCCGCTCTGGGCACTGCGGTTGCCAGACGATACTGGGAGGACGGCGCACTCGCGCTGGAAACAATCGAATCAGAAAGTCCCTCTCCGATTGATGCTCTGCATCGCTTTCCTGAAATATTCCGCAGATCGCTGGAGGCCGACAATCGTCTCTGCCTGGGCAGTTTTATGGGTGCGGAAAAAGATACCTTACCCCCTGAGATGAGCGAAGAGATTCAGAAGTTTGCTGATGTCAACATTGCATGGCTGAACAGACTTCTGGTGGCGGCGAACGTGTGCGAATCAGATGAGAGTGAATCCAGAGCACGTGCAATTTTCACGGCCATTGCCGGTGCCCAGCTTATTGCCAGAAGTCGCTCTGATATCTCGCTTTTCGATTCACTGGTGGATTCATATCGCGCCTTCGGACCTCTGCCGGCATAGCCGCTGTCAGCAACTCACTTCAGCTAACATCCAGCTTGCTGAATACGCGCCAATGCGAAGCGGCGCCCGGTAGCGCCTGTACTTTTCCACTCAGGATTCTCATGGCTCAATGCGCGACGGGTCAGAGCAAATGTATTACGCCGTGTCTCATCACCTGGGCTGAAGGGGTGAAGCCCCGGATCAGAAAAGCATTTATTTCAGCGATTCCGCCAGCGTGATAATCCACAACTCACTGTCTGACTCCGGTTTCTTCAGCGGCTTCAGACCGATCGTCGTGGCAACCGGCTTGTCATCCACTATAAGCGTCCCCTGCTCTGTCACCCGATAATCCTTACGCTTCTTACCTTCAACCGGATTCTGCATCACCGCTTTCACGCCAAAGTCATTGTCATTAGTGACCGCGAGCGTTTTATTGTCGATCAGCGCCAGCCCTTCGGCTTTCTCCTGCTGCCAGCCCAGCTGACGTAAATCAACCACCAGCTTTTTAGCGGCGAACTTTATGCCGCGTTTCAGCAGCGTTTTCTCGTCGTCAGACTCCGGATATTCACCTGGCTTATCATATGCTGAAAGCTCGGTAGCGGGGCTGAGATCCACCTTATAAACAAGGTTGCGCATCGCATCGTTTTTATCGGTGCCCTGTTCGATCAGCAGGATATGCTGATTGTCGATCGCCACGATATCGCCAATTTTTGCGTCACTGTTTTTACTGTAAGCCTCGCTGTCGATCGGATATCCATACATGGCGGTTTTCCCGGTCGCCGGATCGAAACTCACCAGGCGGGTGAAGCGCGCCTGCTTTTTACTTTTACCGTCGATATCCAGCGTGCTCTGCACCGCGGCGATGATACGCCCATCGGGCATGCGGGTGATCCCCTCAAAGCCACGGTTTGGCTGACGCCATTTCAGTATGTTCGGCAGACCGCCCGCGATGGATTTCTCTCCTTCGGCGGCCTGCGGCCCGTGAATCGCCAGGATTTTACCGCGCTCATCTACGTTAATCAGGAACGGACCATACTCATCACATAGCCAGTATCCGCCCTTGCCATCCGGCGTAATGCCTTCCGTATCCAGACCACGGTTATCGCCCTGCAGCGCTTTCAGCGTATCGCTTAGCGCGACCTCATTGGTTGATCCGATGACGCCATCCTGCAACGGCAATCCGTTAACGTTGCCCTTATCGTCATGCAACGGTCGGGCATCTGTGGCCTCGGCTTTGCCGTTCTGCACCCGAATATTCATCAGCAGCGGGGCGAAGTCCGGCGTGACGAAAATTTTTGCCTCTTTCTTACCCACATCAGGCGAGTCGGCATTGGGGCCGCGATCGGTGACGGTAACAAAGGTCAGCGCATCTCCCTTCTTACCGGTAAACAGCAAACCGGAGCCGATACCCACCGGCAGACCCTGAGGAAATGCGCTGGCGAAGGCACCGTTGTAACTCACGCGCGTTCCTTCGGGGAAACTGACGATGTAGCGTTCGACCTTCGGCTGTGCCGCTAATGTTGACAAAGAGAGTGCGCAACCGACAACCAGAGAAATCGCTTTTATTTTCATATTTTTATATCCGTTAAGGAAAGACACGAGCCTAAAGAACAAAAATGACAGAAAAATGAAATCAACGGGAAACATTGGCGGTTAACAGAGTGATTATTTTCCCGGGAGATAACAGGGATGAAACTGTCTGTTCAGAAAAAATGGTCCGTGTAAGGGCATCGGTAATCGGAGGTACTTCTGGTTAACGATGCTCCAGAACATAACAATGCGACAGATCGCGCAGCGTTCACTCCCCGCCTTTGATTTACGCTGTTATATCCCGGAAAAGATGTTTACATTTGTTCAGCAAAATTATCTGCCGCTCATCAAAGCGCCATCACAGGGAAGAACCGTGGTTAACGTCATCATCAAAGTCACACCGCAAACAGAGGCAGGGAAAGTATGAGGGAGAGTACGGCCGATAAGATAACCGGGATGCCATCACGAACGGCAGCATATCTTTGCCGTCAAATCGGGCATCTGGTCAAAGCAGGAATCCTGAGCCCGGAGACCTGCCAGCGCATCTTTGCTTTATGTGGTATCAGACCCTCCGATTCACAGTGGCGTCAGTTTCTTATCCCGGTACTTTGCTGGCTGGGATTGCTGTCACTGGTTGCCGGGTCGGTGTTTTTTATTGCCTGGAACTGGGCCTGGATGCCGAAGATGGCGAAATTTGCCCTGGCCGAACTGCTGATCGTCGCGCTGGCGGCAGTGGTCTGGTGGCGCTGGTACAGCACGCTGGCACGCAGTGCATTGCTGGCAGCAGGATTAAGTTTCGGTGCGCTCTTTGCGCTTTATGGGCAGATTTATCAGACGGGTGCGGATAGCTGGGAGCTCTTCCGGGCCTGGTTATGCGTTCTTCTGCCGCTGGCGCTGATTGCCCGGCAAAACAGCCTGTGGTTTTGCAGCTGGCTGGTCGCTAACCTGGCGTTCCAGCTCTATTACACCGCCACATTGCCGACGTCACTGCTGGACCTTGCCGTGTCTGACAGCTTCTTCTGGCTCCCGACGACAGTACTGCACGGCTATCTGGCGCTGCTGGCAGCCTGCCTGATTATCAGGGAAGTTCTGGCCTGGCGGGCAATAATGCAACACCCTGAGAGCTGGCTGGCAAGCCGCTGGTTCTCACGCGTCATGGCCGGATTTTTACTGCTGCTACTGACCACCATCGTGACCGGAAATATCTCTGACTGGCACGGAGCTAACCACTTTACGTTAGTGACGGGCGGCTGGGTGGTCACCCTGCTGGCAGGCTATTACCTGTACCGTTATCACCATGTGGATCTCTGCATGCTGACGCTGGGCATCGCCAGCCTGACGGTTGTGGGCTGCGCGCTGATCATGCAGTTATTCCTGGTGGCCTATGTTACGGGTGACCTGTATCTGACCGGCGTCCTGATGATTTTCTGGGTAGCGGCAAATGGTTCGATCCTGCTGAAGTGGCAGCGCAGACTGGCTGAAAAGGGGCCGATCGATCTGGCTCCGGCCAGACTGACCTTACTGACAGACGCCCTTCGTCAGCAGTGCCTGCTGAGCGACGCACAGATCACGGAGATTCAGCAACGTGGTCACGCGTCGGACCTGCCCTGGTATCTGAGGCTGGCGCTGAGCGTCGGAGGCTGGGTCGCCGCGATCATCACTCTGTTACTGATGGCGCTGGTGCTCTATTCCACTGACCTGCTCGATGACCAGAATGCTGTCACCTTTATCCTGCCCTCACTGGTTCTCGCCGTGATTGCCCGCGGCCTGTTACGCAGCGATCGTGACGGTAAGTATCACCTCGGGCTGGCATGGGCCATTGCGGCGACGTGCGGTCTGGTTTTCGGCGTTGTGTTACAAATCCAGAGCAATGACGTCAGCTTTATGATGCTGAGCTCACTGTGCGCATTACCGATTCTTACGGCGATGGCGGTGGCGATGCCGGACCGCACTTACCGCTTTATGGCCATCACTGCCCTGACTTTTTTTCTGGTGCTGGCGGGCTATTTACTTTCCCTGCACTACCTGTCGCCAACGGCAGGCCGCGTTGCTGTTTCCCTGCTGGTGGCGGCGGTGATGTTTTTGTGGCTGTGGATTGTCAGCCATCAGCTGGAATTACTGGCAGAATCCTGTGCTGACGCCGTACATCCCCTCCTGTATGGCATCCCGGCAGGTCTGATGCTGCTGAGTTTCCTCGGAATAAACGCGGCGGTTCTC
This DNA window, taken from Pantoea vagans, encodes the following:
- a CDS encoding protein phosphatase CheZ, producing MSPSDTHSKQQEITEITARAGYILRQLRDSLQQLGLDKTIADVAGSIPNARERLGYVVTMTREAAEGVINSVEITQPLQTELGEKAQKLTQRWDAASGNPADKELAQALAVDTAALLDEVPRITGLTQQQLHAIMMSQGFQDLTGQIVQAMMAVLNQAEQQLIQVIRDNTGSHGTASAPSKPASSSETPASQDDVDDLLASLGM
- a CDS encoding glutathione S-transferase family protein; its protein translation is MTAKLQLFTSPSAFPNPQRLRLFMHEKGIADQFAETIYDMSPGGEQRGWRHLNMNPWGETPTLQLADGSYISETAAIVRYLDQEYPGRRIMGETALEQGLDNMWDNRVWVHILYRIVTAFHVLHTGLGFKLELTKNEAWGEHCRKEALSHAALVNSHLSDGREWLLGGDAPTFSDITLATAIAFSKFPVNATPLDERFEFLDAYWQRWTKRPAFQAAYADGNSGIPELDSPAR
- a CDS encoding TetR/AcrR family transcriptional regulator produces the protein MSVNAREAILLAAKKIAQSQGYNGLNFRDLAQEVGIKAASIYYHFPGKAALGTAVARRYWEDGALALETIESESPSPIDALHRFPEIFRRSLEADNRLCLGSFMGAEKDTLPPEMSEEIQKFADVNIAWLNRLLVAANVCESDESESRARAIFTAIAGAQLIARSRSDISLFDSLVDSYRAFGPLPA
- a CDS encoding esterase-like activity of phytase family protein produces the protein MKIKAISLVVGCALSLSTLAAQPKVERYIVSFPEGTRVSYNGAFASAFPQGLPVGIGSGLLFTGKKGDALTFVTVTDRGPNADSPDVGKKEAKIFVTPDFAPLLMNIRVQNGKAEATDARPLHDDKGNVNGLPLQDGVIGSTNEVALSDTLKALQGDNRGLDTEGITPDGKGGYWLCDEYGPFLINVDERGKILAIHGPQAAEGEKSIAGGLPNILKWRQPNRGFEGITRMPDGRIIAAVQSTLDIDGKSKKQARFTRLVSFDPATGKTAMYGYPIDSEAYSKNSDAKIGDIVAIDNQHILLIEQGTDKNDAMRNLVYKVDLSPATELSAYDKPGEYPESDDEKTLLKRGIKFAAKKLVVDLRQLGWQQEKAEGLALIDNKTLAVTNDNDFGVKAVMQNPVEGKKRKDYRVTEQGTLIVDDKPVATTIGLKPLKKPESDSELWIITLAESLK
- a CDS encoding DUF4401 domain-containing protein; translation: MRESTADKITGMPSRTAAYLCRQIGHLVKAGILSPETCQRIFALCGIRPSDSQWRQFLIPVLCWLGLLSLVAGSVFFIAWNWAWMPKMAKFALAELLIVALAAVVWWRWYSTLARSALLAAGLSFGALFALYGQIYQTGADSWELFRAWLCVLLPLALIARQNSLWFCSWLVANLAFQLYYTATLPTSLLDLAVSDSFFWLPTTVLHGYLALLAACLIIREVLAWRAIMQHPESWLASRWFSRVMAGFLLLLLTTIVTGNISDWHGANHFTLVTGGWVVTLLAGYYLYRYHHVDLCMLTLGIASLTVVGCALIMQLFLVAYVTGDLYLTGVLMIFWVAANGSILLKWQRRLAEKGPIDLAPARLTLLTDALRQQCLLSDAQITEIQQRGHASDLPWYLRLALSVGGWVAAIITLLLMALVLYSTDLLDDQNAVTFILPSLVLAVIARGLLRSDRDGKYHLGLAWAIAATCGLVFGVVLQIQSNDVSFMMLSSLCALPILTAMAVAMPDRTYRFMAITALTFFLVLAGYLLSLHYLSPTAGRVAVSLLVAAVMFLWLWIVSHQLELLAESCADAVHPLLYGIPAGLMLLSFLGINAAVLMDIFWSSAQFSMLQSATGTGIAAGLVLSALSQKRSGQPLFSIITLPAAVICGAAALYAPGIGLGLWLILMARYLGSPGLLVVSSGFLVLYVIGWYYFLEVILLHKALLLLAGGLVLLGLAWGVTKVLPAQTGGASENA